Within the Opitutaceae bacterium TAV5 genome, the region ATGGCCGGCATTTGCCGACGTGCACGGGCTGGTGCTCGTCGTCCCGGAGTTTCACGGCAGCGCCACGACCAACCGTGCGGAAAGCCGGTTCACCCGCGCTCATTTTGTGCAAACGTGGTCGGGCGAGGCCCTGCTGGGCGCGTTCGGGGAAATTGGCCGGATCGTGCCGATTCGGAAGAACCGCCTGTTGCTGCACGGCGTGACGGGTGGCGGAGGATTCGCCACGCATTTCGCCGCGTGGCGTCCCGACCTGGTGGAGGCGGTGTCGGTCAACAACGGCAACCGCTACATGCCCAGGTATGCGGAGCCGGGCTTGCGTCCGATGCGGGATTGGCGCGGTGTGAGGTTTTTTGTGAGCGCGGCGGAAGGGGATAATTTCGTGAGCGGTGATTTCGCTCCGCGCCACGCCACCGCGGTGGATTTTGTGACGCGGTTGCGCGGAGCGGGTGTTGATGTCGAGTGGCGTTCGTATCCGAATGCTCCCCACCTGCCGACGCTGGAAATGGAAGAGGCCGCCCGGGCTTTTCTGGCAAGACAACTGCGACCATGAAACATCCTGCGAAAGTTTTTCCGTTCATATTCCTGGTTCTGGTATCCGTGACACCGGGATTTCCCGACTCCCGGATGATGCCGGTCCCGGGGACGACGTTAACGCTGGAATTCCCCGACCTGCCGCCGATGCACGACGGCCTGCCGGCGGCGTGCGAGGTGAACGTTCCCGGAAACCACGATCCGTCCGCCCCGGACCGGCCTTTGCCGTTGTTCGTATGGTTCGGCGGGGGCAAGGGATCGCACAAGGTGGACGGTGCGCGCGGATTGGTGGATTTTGACCGGTGGGCAGTGGTGGCCCTGCCGTATCCGGGCGGAGTGACGCCGCGTTCGCTGGCCAGGGATATGGAGATCGACGGCCACTGGCGTTACGCGCGGCGGATGCTGGCTCGGGTGCGCGAGTTGCTGCCGGGCGTTGAGCATGGGCAGCGCGTTGTTGCAGGCACGAGCAGCGGCGCCCACATGATCGGTTGCGGACTGGACCGCGTGTGGCTGGATTTTGTGAACGGCTTCGATGCCTTCATTCTGCACGAGGGCGGTGCGTCGCCACTGGATGTGTATCGTGGAGCGCGAGACAAACGCCTGCTGGTGGTCTGGGGCGAGAAGTCCACGGCGCTCGACTGGCAGCTGTCGTTCAACCGGAAAATCCGCCGCTCCGGCGCGCAGATCGCCTTCGAATCCGTCCCCGGCGCCGGTCACGGGTTGACCGATGCGGGGCGTGAGAAAATCCGCGAGTGGATCAATGGCATGACGCCGTCGGCATTGGGAAAATGAGCAACACCCTCCACCCCTTCGGCCATCCCTTCCTTCACAGACGCAACCAGCCTTGTCGATGCCTCCTTCCTTGAAAAATCTCCCTTTCCGCTTCCTTGGCCGGCTTGTCTCCGCCTGTGTATGCCTTGCCATCACGTTTCCCCTGGCATCCGGGCAAACGGACGAAATTCCCGAACCATGGCGTTCGCTGCCGGACCGGCTGCGGGCGGCGGCGGAGACGTTTCCTCTGGCGCGCGTGTCGGCTGGCGAAGCATGGCCTGTTTTCGAAACCGTGATGCTGGGAAATAACGCGATTCGTTACGAGGATAGCGGGCGGTGCTTCGATGCGTTTCGTTTTCGGACGCCGCCCGCGCCGGAGAGTTCCGGCGACATGGTATGGGCGTTTACCGCGCCGCGCGCATGGCTCCACTGGTATATCCTGCCGCGAGAGGGAGAGATGGAAGAATTCCGCAGCTGGCACCATGCCGTTGCGCTCCATGAGGAGTTTCCCGCCGCCACACGGGAGAATCCCGTGATTCTGCAGCGGCTGGAGGGCGACCGCCTGAAGCCGGATACGGAATATATCCTGTGGTTCTCCGCCCGGGACAGGGATGCGCCCGGAGGGGAATTGCGTTTTGCGATCCATTTTGAGAAATCCGATGACCAGGATGATGGAAAGGTGAAGGAACCGGACGATCCCGATGCCATCATAAAAGCTCTGCGGCTGCAAAAGGCGGGCGCCAGGCGGCAGGCGCAGTATCTCGGATCGCGCGGTGCGCGGTTGCTGCTCGACACGAAACTGTTCGAGGCCGGTTATGGTGAACGACGTATCGACGATTTGCTGACATCGCTGGAACGCACGCGGCGATTTCGTGGCGGGTTTTTCATGACGATGGAGTTTCATATCCCGCCATGCCGCAGCGAGCCGTTGCTGGCCGACATCGTGAAGGCTTATGGTGAACCGGATCTCATGCTGCGTCCCGAGGATTTTCCCAAACGGGAGGACAGTGACGACGGTGATGAAAAGGAGCCTCCGCGTGACGTGTATTATTTCGACTACTTCGGCCTGGAGGTGAACCGGGCGGCGGGGCGCGTTGTGCGCGTGCGCTCGCAGGCGGTGGATCTTGCGCGGTGGCGGCAAAGCATCCCCGCTGCCGGGCTGGCGTGGAGCGAGTGTCCGGTGGTGCAGGCGGATTGCACGTTGTTTTATCGCGATGGCCGCGAACTCGCGCGCGTCGTCTCATGGGGGAAGCCGGACGCGCGCCGCATCGATGACGGCGGCCCATTGCCGAAGGGCGCCTATGCGAGCCCCGACGCGCCTCCGGGGTCGGGACTGGTGCATGAGGGCGAAGGCCGGTTTCGTTTCGAATACAACTATGCCGACGGCACGCCGCGCGTGCGGGCGAAGCTGGTGAAGTATCGGTGGCAGGGCGCTTACGAAGAATTTTTCCCGAACGGAAGTCCGAAGGCCCGGATGCCCTACAAGGACGGTGAGCTCGACGGCGAGGCGCGCATCTTCGACGAGTCGGGCAAGGTTGTGCGCTCTGTGATCTTCGAGGAGGGCAAGCGCGTTGATATGTCGGAAAACGCGCCATGAAAATACGAATACACTCGTGCATACCATAACTCCCACGCTTTTTATCTGGTTTCTCGTCCTGTCCTCGCCGGTCTTGCTGCCGCGGTGGTTGAACCCGGTGTTTGCCAGTCTTCCCGGCGGGTGGCAGGAGGTGCCGGAAGTAAAACTCGTCGATGCCGTCCGACGCGGACGGCGAAGGAGAGGCACGCCGCCTCATCGTCGCCGGAGTCAACGTCAACTTTCTGGATGCCCCTTGCCGAAGTCGCCAAATTCCTTGAGGCACCTGAACCCAAAACCTGATCCCCTCTGACCCAATCATGCCAGACAGTAACATTTTCCTGTTTCACACTGTTCATCGTGCCGGCGTTGCTCACCCGGGAAATTTCAACCAGTGGAGTTCCCGCGGCATTTTGATGGTCGCGTTTTCCCTGTGCGCGTTCACATCATCCCTGATATCGGCGTCGGAGAAACAGACGGGAAACGCTGGCGCGGCCGGACGGGTGACCGCAACATCTGCCGACGATTTTGTCCGCTTCATCGACGCCGCCCGCACGGGCGACGTGGCGGAGGTGCGGCGGTTGCTGGCGGCAGGAATGGATGTGAACCGGGGCGACGCCTATGGGCAACCGGCTCTGCTTCATGCTATCGATGCCGGGCAGTCCGAAGTGGCGGTTGCGCTTGTCGAAGCGGGGGCGGACCTGACACAAACCGTGAACAATGAACTGCCGCTTTCATGGGCAGCCATGACCGGTGATGTGGGCCTTGCCAGGGCCATGTGGAAGCGCGGAGCCGATCCGGCGGCGCAACCCCGCCGTGGACCAAGCTATTCTCCAGGGGCGACGCCGCTCATGCGTGCTGTCGAATTCGGGCATCTGGCGATTGCCCGTGGATTCGTGAATGCGGGCACACCGTGGCGCAACGAGACCGACCGGGGGACCGGCGCACTCGAATTCGCGGCGCGGAGCGGAAGCGTGGAGTGCATCCGGTTCTTCCTCGGGAACGGAGCGGACCCCGACTTCCCCGTCCCGGCCTCAAGTGCGTGGGCGGGTAGCGAGCATGGAGGGCCGTTTCGTCGTATTGCGACCGGAAATACGCCGCTTGTCGCCGCCGTCGAGTGCGGGCACCTGGAGGCGGCGCGGGTGTTGATCGATGCCGGGGCCGACGTGAACCGGCCGGCCACGGGGATCGTCAGCACGACGCGCGGCCTTGTCGGGAAGTTGACGCGTACGCCCCTGGTCTCGGCGGTGCTGCACAATCAGGCCCACCTGATCCCGCTGTTGCTCGAACGTGGCGCCGACCCGCGGGCGCTGGATGGGCTGGCAATCCGTCTGGCTGATCTTATGGGTGACAGGGAAGCGTATGCGCTGTTGCGACAGGCAGGGGCACCTGCGCCGGAGCCGTTCGCATTTCGGGAATGGCTGCCGAAAACGGCGCGGGCGACGGATACGGATGGCGAAAAGACCTGGTCCTTCCGGCGACTGCAATTGCCGGGACAGGTGACGGACAGCCGGTCTGCGCCTGCCTTGCCACCCGGGGGGATTACGCTGGCCATTATCGACGAGAAGGGAACGGCTCCCGATATTGAGGCGCATCTGGTTGCCCGGCTTTCAGGGTTGGAGAATGTGACGCTGGTCGAACGCGGCGAATGGAAACGCATTGCTGCCGAGCGTGGATATCTGGCAAACGGGCGAGTGGTGGAGCCGGCGCGGCTGGGTAATGTATTGGGAGCGGATGCACTGGTCTTTGTGCAAATGGATCGTTTGTTCGGGGAACCGGTTTGCAGTGTGCGGGTGGTCAGCGTGAAATCGGGAGTGGTGGCCGGTATGGTCCGGCTGGCGGTGGTCCCGGAGGAGAGCGAGCGTGTGACCGATGTTCTCGCGCGGTGCTGTCTGGAAGCGGCGGCTCGCGGGTTTGCCGGGACGAGCCTGGTGGCGGTGGCACCGTTCGTGGCCTCGACCAATACTCGCGAGGCACGTGAACTGGAGCGACTGTTCGGATTCGGCATCAGCATGGGGCTTGCGGCGTTGCCGGGCGTGGTGCCGGTGGAGCGGGCGGAACTGGCGCAGCTGCGCATGGAAACCGGAGGGAGTGATGAATTGCTGCCGAGCCACTGGTTGCTGGAAGGGCAGGTGGAGCCAGCCTTGACGGATGGAGATGCACCGTCGTTGGCACTTGTTCTCACGCCGGCCGGTGGTCCGGGGGAAACTCCCGGACATGCGGTGCGGCGGCTGCAAATAAAGGGTACAGGGAAGACGGTTGCTCAGGTGGCGAATGAGGCGATCGCCGGATTGACGAGCTTGCTGGACTTGATTCCGGAGTCGCCGGGTGACCGTGAGGCGGAGGCGGGGGGATTTTCGGAGATGGCGCGACGTTATCTGCAACATCGCATGTGGGGAGCCGCCCGGGCAGCGGCGGAGGCGGCATGGGCTCTCGGCGGCGGTGGCGACGTGGCGTCCGGTTTGCGAATGGATGCGATTTCCGGAAGATTGATGTATTACGAAAAATATTACAGGGAAACCGCGGAGACCGAGCAGGAATGGTCGGGATTGTCCAGTCTGGTGTCCCGGCTCGACCCGTTGTCGGTGGCGCGGAAAGAGGATGCCGGGGGGCGGGCGTTGTCGCCGGAATATCTTCTGGAGGATGCCCGGACATTGCTGGATTTGTTCGAAATGGTGCTGGAGCGAGTCGAAAGGCAGCATGACGAGGGTGGAGGAAGTGACGCCGGATTTGCCGGACAGCCGTTCACTGCGTGGATCGCTGGCGATATCTGGAATGCCGCCACGGTGCCGTTGCGAATGACGGCTCCATTGTCATACGAAGATAATTACGGGGCGGGTTTTAATGAATTGAGAAACAGATTGCTGGATCTGAACAACCGTGCGTTCGCACTGGCGTTATCGCGAGGAGATACGGTAGCCGCGGCTTCGTTGAGGGTGTGGCGTTGCCGGAACATGCCTTGGTGGGAG harbors:
- a CDS encoding aankyrin, producing MPDSNIFLFHTVHRAGVAHPGNFNQWSSRGILMVAFSLCAFTSSLISASEKQTGNAGAAGRVTATSADDFVRFIDAARTGDVAEVRRLLAAGMDVNRGDAYGQPALLHAIDAGQSEVAVALVEAGADLTQTVNNELPLSWAAMTGDVGLARAMWKRGADPAAQPRRGPSYSPGATPLMRAVEFGHLAIARGFVNAGTPWRNETDRGTGALEFAARSGSVECIRFFLGNGADPDFPVPASSAWAGSEHGGPFRRIATGNTPLVAAVECGHLEAARVLIDAGADVNRPATGIVSTTRGLVGKLTRTPLVSAVLHNQAHLIPLLLERGADPRALDGLAIRLADLMGDREAYALLRQAGAPAPEPFAFREWLPKTARATDTDGEKTWSFRRLQLPGQVTDSRSAPALPPGGITLAIIDEKGTAPDIEAHLVARLSGLENVTLVERGEWKRIAAERGYLANGRVVEPARLGNVLGADALVFVQMDRLFGEPVCSVRVVSVKSGVVAGMVRLAVVPEESERVTDVLARCCLEAAARGFAGTSLVAVAPFVASTNTREARELERLFGFGISMGLAALPGVVPVERAELAQLRMETGGSDELLPSHWLLEGQVEPALTDGDAPSLALVLTPAGGPGETPGHAVRRLQIKGTGKTVAQVANEAIAGLTSLLDLIPESPGDREAEAGGFSEMARRYLQHRMWGAARAAAEAAWALGGGGDVASGLRMDAISGRLMYYEKYYRETAETEQEWSGLSSLVSRLDPLSVARKEDAGGRALSPEYLLEDARTLLDLFEMVLERVERQHDEGGGSDAGFAGQPFTAWIAGDIWNAATVPLRMTAPLSYEDNYGAGFNELRNRLLDLNNRAFALALSRGDTVAAASLRVWRCRNMPWWEPDGSRGRAEVVRCLRESRDWAGPLSGHAVWGGVWWSAWERAVTPPAVEDAAFRFWGKMARELVISSDAGERFLGLALLNRMSMSQRVAEDAWREASVLCRILFESESAWPGAIRRECTGEMLRGKSPWRMVTSWYADAMSVMVQPRLLRTPGGRTWLPGPRINSQPERLLEDWKRFCLEWTLTGLERMSGSGTVSGYRTMPMVVGDETGGLPAVGMQRLADAMHGASRVLHGEGGKGTPLREMAESLEWRAKRYSVQATAMQAEHRDPPGMGKDEKKRDHQRVLPTGPARGLVTTTPDIRTATIDERILARIGPASAGDYLGVRTTAGDWLINGQDASAWQFDDEGRIVGRISFYDTNESRSKDGADTGNGGRPVWMPGRLEGDMQAAGADVTDKWFACPGGRAETNRRRPDWPDRIFLQNRVVGGWHELKSPQPFHAIYDVKIIGDAVYSIFVYNPDAAAGPRNRGDFLLQGDPLVGIMEYDIEKTEWRLLVSSRRMPAASPLDGKMQKPPERLLKVSDGNKGSILMVDGFPGHVYDARTRAWRASASEEIGQAKKLEEDARFWRLAGRQWFAWASEGRAGFLERGRGKTPVRLALEFDTSGENGLLARLPEDVRRQVSLAGLGGGWATRMSGGLLLWRGPVYYWIPKARLEEALMQ